In Desulfomonile tiedjei DSM 6799, a genomic segment contains:
- a CDS encoding ABC transporter ATP-binding protein — translation MLDIRDLHVHYDGIHALKGVSLHVEEKRIVTLLGANGAGKSTTVRAISGIVPASSGEILFQGMPVNKKPAHLIQRQGLVHVPEGRKVFANLTVRENLMMGAYNNRDKAEVNQVMDMVLTKFPILKERTAQLGGTLSGGEQQKLTVGRAMMSKPRLLIMDEPSLGLAPMVVAEVFRIIEEIRSEGVTVFLIEQNANAALKIADYAYLLETGRIVLEGTGEKLLNNPKIKQAYLGESLETAFQD, via the coding sequence ATGTTGGATATTCGAGACCTGCACGTTCATTACGATGGAATTCACGCACTCAAAGGAGTGTCCCTTCATGTGGAGGAAAAGCGAATCGTAACGCTCCTTGGGGCAAACGGAGCAGGCAAGAGCACAACAGTGAGGGCAATTTCGGGCATCGTTCCCGCCAGTTCCGGTGAAATACTTTTTCAGGGCATGCCGGTAAACAAGAAACCTGCCCATCTGATCCAACGGCAAGGACTTGTTCACGTTCCGGAAGGCCGCAAGGTCTTTGCCAACCTGACTGTACGCGAGAACCTCATGATGGGCGCGTACAACAACAGGGACAAAGCCGAAGTCAACCAGGTCATGGACATGGTTTTGACCAAATTTCCGATACTCAAAGAAAGAACCGCACAACTGGGGGGGACTCTCTCCGGTGGAGAGCAGCAGAAGCTGACAGTAGGCAGAGCCATGATGTCGAAACCGCGTCTGCTCATTATGGATGAGCCGTCACTGGGCCTGGCTCCTATGGTGGTTGCAGAAGTGTTTCGGATAATCGAGGAGATCAGGAGTGAGGGTGTCACGGTTTTCCTTATCGAACAAAACGCGAACGCAGCCCTCAAGATTGCCGATTATGCCTATCTTCTGGAGACCGGGCGCATCGTGTTGGAAGGCACCGGAGAAAAGCTCCTGAACAATCCTAAAATCAAACAAGCCTACCTTGGTGAGAGTCTCGAGACTGCTTTTCAAGATTGA